The following proteins come from a genomic window of Corynebacterium sp. P4-C1:
- the miaB gene encoding tRNA (N6-isopentenyl adenosine(37)-C2)-methylthiotransferase MiaB: MNVHDSERLSGLLEDAGYTAAPAEAEADLVVFNTCAVRENADQRLYGTLGQLREVKRNHPGMQIAVGGCLAQKDRDTVIEKAPWVDAVFGTHNMAALPALLDRARVSEEAQVEVVEALEHFPSVLPAKRESSYAGWVSVSVGCNNTCTFCIVPSLRGKEQDRRPGDILAEVKALVEQGVSEVTLLGQNVNAYGVNFVDPDMKRDRSAFSKLLRACGDIEGLERVRFTSPHPAEFTSDVIDAMAETPNVCPQLHMPLQSGSDKVLKDMRRSYRSKKFLGILDEVREKLPHASITTDIIVGFPGETEEDFQATLDVVEKARFTSAFTFQYSPRPGTPAAEMADQIPKKVVQERFERLLELQERISGEENAKLVGTDQELLVQETNDKKETGRMSGRARDGRLVHFTVEGNIDRAVRPGDIVHVTVTDSRPHYLIADSGIHAHRRTLAGDNAEAGQVPTTAPVGVGLGLPTIGAPKQAPSAASACGTCG, from the coding sequence ATGAACGTGCACGATTCCGAGCGCTTATCCGGCCTGCTTGAAGACGCGGGCTACACGGCTGCGCCGGCTGAGGCGGAGGCGGACCTGGTCGTCTTCAACACCTGCGCCGTGCGCGAGAACGCCGACCAGCGTCTCTATGGCACTCTCGGCCAGCTGCGCGAGGTCAAGCGCAACCATCCGGGCATGCAGATCGCCGTCGGCGGCTGCCTGGCGCAGAAGGACCGCGACACGGTGATCGAGAAAGCGCCGTGGGTCGACGCCGTCTTCGGTACCCACAACATGGCTGCGCTGCCCGCCCTGCTCGACCGAGCCCGCGTCAGCGAGGAGGCCCAGGTCGAGGTCGTCGAGGCGCTCGAGCACTTCCCGTCAGTGCTGCCGGCGAAGCGCGAGTCCTCCTACGCCGGTTGGGTGTCGGTGTCGGTGGGCTGCAACAACACCTGCACGTTCTGCATCGTTCCGTCCCTGCGCGGCAAGGAGCAGGACCGCCGGCCGGGTGACATTCTCGCGGAGGTGAAAGCGCTCGTCGAACAGGGCGTGTCCGAGGTGACTCTGCTCGGCCAGAACGTCAACGCCTACGGCGTGAATTTCGTGGACCCGGACATGAAGCGCGACCGTTCGGCGTTTTCGAAGCTGCTGCGCGCGTGCGGTGACATCGAGGGCCTAGAGCGCGTGCGTTTCACGTCGCCGCACCCGGCGGAGTTCACCTCCGATGTCATCGACGCGATGGCGGAAACCCCGAATGTTTGCCCGCAGCTCCACATGCCGCTGCAGTCCGGATCGGACAAGGTGCTCAAGGACATGCGCCGTTCGTACCGTTCGAAGAAATTCCTCGGGATCCTCGACGAGGTGCGCGAGAAGCTTCCGCACGCGTCGATCACCACGGATATCATTGTCGGCTTCCCGGGGGAGACGGAGGAGGATTTCCAGGCGACGCTCGATGTCGTGGAGAAGGCCCGCTTCACCTCGGCGTTCACGTTCCAGTACTCGCCACGCCCGGGTACCCCGGCGGCGGAGATGGCCGACCAGATCCCGAAGAAGGTCGTCCAGGAGCGCTTCGAGCGGCTGCTCGAGCTGCAGGAGCGCATCAGCGGTGAGGAGAACGCGAAGCTCGTAGGCACGGACCAGGAGCTGCTCGTCCAGGAAACGAACGACAAGAAGGAGACCGGCCGCATGTCGGGCCGTGCGCGCGACGGCCGTCTCGTCCACTTCACGGTCGAGGGGAATATTGACCGCGCTGTGCGCCCGGGCGATATCGTGCATGTCACGGTGACGGATTCCCGCCCCCACTATTTGATCGCGGATTCCGGCATTCACGCTCACCGCCGCACGCTTGCGGGCGACAACGCGGAGGCGGGCCAGGTTCCCACCACAGCGCCCGTCGGCGTGGGCTTGGGTCTTCCGACGATCGGCGCGCCGAAGCAAGCACCCAGCGCCGCCAGCGCGTGCGGGACGTGCGGTTAA
- a CDS encoding FMN-binding glutamate synthase family protein has translation MKKAVSSLGKFVAEKPRAVIAGTAAAATASLAARDLRQKNNSIFRNYPVLGHARYLAHRIRPEIHQYFVENNWDGRPFNYQTREMINQRANGTEGEMAFGTERDVMSSGFEYLVHSVMPAQMPDEAPRAHIGGKDCTKPYDMSLMNISAMSFGALSANAVRALNKGAELGGFVHDTGEGGLSRYHLENNGDLVWEIGTGYFSARTEDGKFDPAKFQELSSIDQVKMTELKLSQGAKPGIGGVLPGSKVSAEIARVRGVPEGKTCISPSRHSVFSTPTELIEFIAEMRELSGGKPAGFKMCVGSMIDVLSICKAIREVGTAPDFIVIDGSEGGTAAAPLEYEDHVGLPLTEGLMMMHNALVGTGLRDNIKIGASGKVTAANDIVKRLIQGADYTNSGRSMMMAVGCIQAQKCQTGQCPSGVATQSKWRQRALDVDSKAVRVKNYHNATVDQAVSMMASCGATTPAELTPNMLRQVIAPGVTRSYKALYDWLEPGQLLGDAPEAWAEAWEQASPDEFRLPVITKVR, from the coding sequence ATGAAGAAGGCCGTGTCGTCGCTAGGAAAGTTCGTGGCCGAAAAGCCGCGGGCAGTGATAGCAGGTACAGCCGCAGCAGCGACAGCATCCCTGGCCGCACGGGATCTGCGACAGAAAAACAACTCCATCTTCCGCAACTACCCGGTGCTCGGGCACGCCCGGTACCTCGCCCACCGCATCCGCCCCGAGATCCACCAGTACTTCGTGGAGAACAATTGGGACGGTCGCCCCTTCAACTACCAGACACGCGAGATGATCAACCAGCGCGCCAACGGCACCGAGGGCGAGATGGCCTTCGGCACCGAACGCGACGTGATGAGCTCCGGTTTCGAGTATCTCGTCCACTCCGTCATGCCCGCCCAGATGCCCGACGAGGCTCCCCGAGCGCACATCGGCGGCAAAGACTGCACGAAGCCGTACGACATGTCGCTGATGAACATCTCCGCCATGTCCTTCGGCGCGCTGTCCGCCAACGCCGTCCGCGCACTGAACAAAGGCGCGGAGCTCGGCGGCTTCGTCCACGACACCGGCGAGGGCGGTCTGAGCCGCTACCACCTGGAGAACAACGGCGACCTCGTCTGGGAAATCGGCACCGGCTACTTCTCCGCCCGCACCGAGGACGGCAAATTCGACCCGGCGAAATTCCAGGAGCTCTCCTCCATCGACCAGGTGAAGATGACTGAGCTGAAGCTCTCCCAGGGCGCCAAACCCGGCATCGGCGGTGTCCTGCCCGGATCGAAGGTCAGCGCGGAGATCGCCCGCGTGCGCGGCGTGCCCGAGGGCAAGACGTGCATCTCCCCGTCGCGGCACTCCGTGTTCTCCACCCCGACGGAACTGATCGAATTCATCGCCGAGATGCGCGAACTCTCCGGCGGCAAGCCGGCCGGCTTCAAGATGTGCGTTGGTTCGATGATCGACGTCCTGTCCATCTGCAAAGCCATCCGCGAGGTGGGCACCGCCCCCGACTTCATCGTCATCGACGGGTCCGAGGGCGGCACCGCCGCTGCACCCCTCGAATACGAGGACCACGTCGGCCTTCCCCTGACCGAGGGTCTGATGATGATGCACAACGCCCTCGTCGGCACCGGCCTCCGCGACAACATCAAGATCGGTGCGTCCGGAAAGGTCACGGCCGCCAACGACATCGTCAAACGCCTCATCCAGGGCGCCGACTACACCAACTCGGGCCGCTCCATGATGATGGCCGTCGGCTGCATCCAGGCCCAGAAATGCCAGACGGGCCAGTGCCCCTCGGGGGTGGCGACGCAGAGCAAGTGGCGCCAGCGCGCCCTCGACGTCGACTCCAAGGCGGTGCGCGTGAAGAACTACCACAACGCCACCGTCGACCAAGCGGTGTCCATGATGGCTTCATGCGGCGCCACCACCCCCGCAGAGCTCACGCCGAACATGCTGCGCCAGGTCATCGCGCCCGGCGTCACGCGCTCCTACAAGGCGCTCTACGACTGGCTCGAGCCGGGCCAGTTGCTTGGCGACGCCCCCGAGGCCTGGGCCGAAGCCTGGGAGCAGGCCAGCCCGGACGAATTCCGTCTGCCGGTGATCACGAAGGTGCGCTAG
- a CDS encoding GNAT family N-acetyltransferase: protein MQPLLYSAGANADEVVGAYAFSATLAVQDITGDAHSGVTASHIAKRLEGSAESEAYLFALTSHRMPRPLGGHGYPEITVDDLADIDAWVFISLPLLEDTGIIEASVTLDAAIAPLPGEPVPEGPWGAALSLIDALSARLHRPIRHIWETHAVGAPSPAAGIVGTAGYSPAYREEQATFSIGDAQPASAVAPMPVDSIEIVHNMDFPAADLALFRDVLTAASRDYPRGELKLDTVEWTEQRVRDAGARLLDRGGNQVTAIAYTADPATGGRTAVGMAEAVHYDSDDDALMELGLIYVMPQHRRRGVGTAVVEAALAAAQAQWPGVETGYCSYPSVSGAAHAMLKRRGAKAISATTAWQRK from the coding sequence TTGCAGCCGCTTCTCTATTCCGCCGGCGCCAACGCCGATGAGGTTGTCGGCGCGTACGCGTTCTCGGCGACGCTCGCGGTTCAGGACATCACCGGCGACGCGCATTCCGGGGTCACTGCGTCGCATATCGCGAAACGCCTCGAGGGCTCCGCAGAGTCGGAGGCGTACCTGTTCGCGCTGACCAGTCACCGGATGCCGCGTCCGCTGGGCGGTCACGGTTACCCGGAGATCACCGTCGACGATTTGGCCGATATCGACGCGTGGGTGTTCATCTCCCTGCCGCTCCTCGAAGACACCGGCATCATCGAAGCTTCCGTCACGCTCGACGCCGCCATTGCCCCGCTGCCCGGCGAGCCGGTCCCGGAAGGGCCGTGGGGCGCCGCTTTATCGCTTATCGACGCCCTCTCCGCCCGCCTCCACCGCCCCATCCGCCACATCTGGGAGACCCACGCGGTCGGCGCTCCTTCTCCCGCCGCCGGGATTGTGGGCACCGCCGGCTACTCCCCCGCTTACCGTGAGGAACAGGCGACGTTTTCCATCGGGGATGCCCAGCCTGCCTCAGCGGTTGCGCCGATGCCGGTGGACTCCATCGAGATCGTGCACAACATGGACTTCCCCGCCGCCGACCTCGCTTTGTTCCGTGACGTGCTCACCGCCGCCTCCCGCGACTACCCGCGCGGGGAGCTGAAGCTGGATACCGTCGAGTGGACAGAGCAGCGAGTCCGCGATGCCGGCGCCCGGCTTCTGGACCGCGGCGGCAACCAGGTCACCGCCATCGCCTACACCGCCGACCCCGCCACGGGCGGGCGCACAGCTGTCGGCATGGCCGAAGCCGTCCACTACGACTCCGACGACGACGCCCTCATGGAGCTCGGTCTCATTTACGTGATGCCCCAGCACCGCCGCCGCGGTGTCGGCACCGCAGTGGTGGAGGCGGCGCTCGCGGCCGCACAGGCCCAGTGGCCGGGGGTGGAGACGGGGTACTGCTCGTATCCGTCGGTAAGCGGTGCTGCCCACGCCATGCTCAAGCGGCGCGGAGCGAAAGCGATCTCCGCGACGACTGCCTGGCAGCGGAAGTGA
- a CDS encoding DUF349 domain-containing protein, producing the protein MTQPPTDGQKPTPKAVPSPGSMPTRAPKPGPRPGARPAGAGASTPAPVPATPAAPADTAEAKKFGRIDEDGTVYVTRGGTERAVGSWQAGTPEEGLEHFAQRFGDLATEVGLLENRLAARPEDANSVRTQAQQLIDSLDEQAVVGDLDAVDARLKELLDQADVAGEKAKEAKEARRAEAISRKETLAAEAEDLAANSTEWKAAGDRIRAILDEWKTIRGIDRKTDDALWKRYSKARDSFNRRRGAHFAELDRGRAAAKAAKEDIIERAEKIKDSTDWNETARAFRDLMTEWKAAGRAPRDVDDKLWERFRSAQDHFFAARNAVNDERDREFEANAKAKDDLIAEYGPLIDPGKGLGAAKSKLRELQDKWEEIGFVPRGKIREYEDKIGEIEKRVSDAEEKQWRKSNPAQQDKANQFQVKADDFRAKAEAAEAKGDAAKAAELRAQAEQWQEFADVAAKALDD; encoded by the coding sequence ATGACGCAGCCCCCAACCGACGGACAGAAGCCGACCCCGAAGGCGGTTCCCTCGCCGGGATCGATGCCCACCCGCGCCCCCAAGCCGGGGCCGCGCCCGGGAGCACGCCCGGCCGGTGCAGGGGCGTCCACACCTGCACCGGTGCCCGCGACCCCGGCCGCGCCCGCCGACACCGCCGAGGCGAAGAAATTCGGCCGCATCGACGAGGACGGCACCGTCTACGTCACCCGCGGCGGCACCGAGCGCGCCGTCGGTTCGTGGCAGGCTGGCACCCCGGAAGAGGGGCTGGAGCACTTCGCGCAGCGTTTCGGCGACCTCGCCACCGAAGTCGGCCTGCTGGAGAACCGCCTGGCCGCCCGCCCCGAGGACGCGAACTCGGTGCGCACGCAGGCGCAACAACTCATCGATAGCCTCGACGAGCAGGCCGTCGTGGGCGACCTCGACGCAGTGGATGCCCGACTGAAGGAGCTCCTCGACCAAGCCGACGTCGCCGGCGAAAAGGCCAAGGAAGCCAAGGAGGCCCGCCGCGCCGAGGCGATTTCCCGCAAGGAGACCCTCGCCGCCGAGGCGGAGGACCTTGCCGCCAACTCCACGGAATGGAAGGCCGCGGGCGACCGCATCCGCGCCATCCTGGACGAGTGGAAGACCATCCGCGGCATCGACCGCAAGACCGACGACGCCCTGTGGAAGCGCTACTCCAAGGCGCGCGACTCCTTCAACCGCCGCCGCGGCGCCCACTTCGCGGAGCTGGACCGTGGCCGCGCCGCCGCGAAGGCCGCTAAGGAAGACATCATCGAGCGCGCCGAGAAGATCAAGGATTCCACAGACTGGAACGAGACCGCCCGCGCATTCCGCGACCTCATGACGGAGTGGAAGGCCGCCGGCCGCGCCCCGCGCGACGTGGACGACAAGCTGTGGGAGCGTTTCCGCTCCGCCCAGGACCACTTCTTCGCCGCGCGCAACGCCGTCAACGACGAACGGGACCGCGAGTTCGAGGCCAACGCGAAGGCCAAGGACGACCTCATCGCCGAGTACGGCCCGCTGATCGACCCGGGGAAGGGACTCGGCGCCGCAAAGTCGAAGTTGCGGGAGCTGCAGGACAAGTGGGAGGAGATCGGTTTCGTGCCGCGCGGAAAGATCCGCGAGTACGAGGACAAGATCGGCGAAATCGAGAAGCGCGTCTCCGACGCTGAGGAGAAGCAGTGGCGCAAGTCGAACCCGGCCCAGCAGGACAAGGCGAACCAGTTCCAGGTCAAGGCCGACGACTTCCGCGCGAAGGCGGAGGCCGCCGAGGCCAAGGGCGACGCCGCGAAGGCTGCGGAGTTGCGCGCGCAGGCTGAGCAGTGGCAGGAGTTCGCCGATGTCGCCGCGAAGGCTCTCGACGACTAG
- the miaA gene encoding tRNA (adenosine(37)-N6)-dimethylallyltransferase MiaA gives MPDAVGLPVTPIAVVGPTASGKSNLGIALAKELGGEVVNVDSMQLYRGMDIGTAKLAPGERGGVPHHLLDIWDVTRTASVAEYQSRAVAVVEDIAARGAVPVLVGGSMMYVQSLIDDWQFPPTDPAVRGKYEARQAEIGVQALHAELAEVDPQAASIIEDNDPRRTVRALEVIELTGKPFQASQPPKDAPPRWGTKIVGLRTVAEWLNPRIEKRTRLMFDRGFVDEVRTLIDAGLTPDSTAGRAIGYAQVLDFLGGGISLDEAVESTITGTRRYVRRQRSWFNRDKRIAWIEADQEPQDLLRAALDSLA, from the coding sequence ATGCCTGATGCGGTTGGTCTGCCTGTCACGCCCATCGCGGTCGTCGGCCCGACAGCATCGGGCAAGTCGAATTTGGGGATCGCTCTGGCCAAGGAACTCGGCGGGGAGGTGGTCAACGTCGATTCGATGCAGCTCTACCGCGGCATGGACATCGGCACGGCGAAGCTGGCGCCCGGGGAACGCGGCGGTGTCCCGCACCACCTGCTCGATATCTGGGACGTGACGCGCACGGCGTCGGTTGCTGAGTACCAGTCGCGGGCGGTCGCCGTCGTCGAGGACATCGCCGCGCGTGGGGCGGTCCCGGTTCTCGTCGGCGGGTCAATGATGTACGTGCAGTCGCTTATCGACGACTGGCAGTTCCCGCCCACCGACCCCGCCGTCCGCGGGAAGTACGAGGCTCGCCAGGCGGAGATCGGGGTGCAGGCGCTGCATGCGGAGCTCGCGGAGGTGGATCCGCAGGCGGCGAGCATCATCGAGGACAACGACCCGCGACGCACTGTCCGCGCCCTCGAGGTGATCGAGTTGACCGGCAAGCCCTTCCAGGCTTCCCAACCGCCGAAGGATGCCCCACCACGGTGGGGGACGAAGATCGTCGGCCTGCGGACGGTGGCGGAATGGCTGAACCCCCGCATCGAGAAGCGCACGCGGCTCATGTTCGACCGCGGCTTCGTCGACGAGGTGCGCACGCTTATCGACGCCGGCCTCACCCCCGATTCCACCGCCGGCCGCGCCATCGGTTACGCGCAAGTCCTCGATTTTCTCGGCGGCGGAATCTCGCTCGACGAGGCCGTGGAGTCGACGATCACGGGCACCCGCCGCTACGTCCGGCGGCAGCGTTCCTGGTTCAACCGCGACAAGCGCATCGCGTGGATTGAGGCGGACCAGGAGCCACAGGACCTTCTCCGCGCCGCGCTAGACTCGCTGGCGTGA
- the dapF gene encoding diaminopimelate epimerase, with the protein MSNNKDHLSSLPFIKAHGTENDFVVLVDVDDQLEDLGVLTDELVASLCDRRAGIGGDGFLRVVRSSGGDSDSGDGGDGGAGPRWFMDYRNADGSVAEMCGNGIRVFAHVLAAQGLETSREFDVDTRAGVKRVIIRDLAGEGPHGPSHAEVEVGMGPVEVTGVSTARMGEVDFAGLGVDVGNPHLAAVIPGMTPEQLAAMHFTQPAFDHEFFPHGVNVEILTEMAGVQEGTASGSVHMRVWERGVGETRSCGTGTVAAACAALADAGIENGSVTVHVPGGALTITIDDGQATMTGPSVIVARGEVELGALRR; encoded by the coding sequence GTGAGCAACAACAAGGATCACTTGTCCAGCCTGCCGTTCATCAAGGCGCACGGAACGGAGAACGACTTCGTCGTGCTTGTCGACGTCGACGACCAGCTCGAGGACCTCGGTGTCTTGACCGACGAGCTCGTCGCCTCCCTCTGCGACCGCCGGGCCGGCATCGGCGGCGACGGCTTCCTGCGCGTGGTCCGGTCGTCCGGCGGGGACAGCGACAGCGGCGACGGAGGTGACGGAGGGGCGGGTCCGCGGTGGTTCATGGACTACCGCAACGCCGACGGCTCGGTCGCCGAGATGTGTGGAAACGGGATCCGCGTCTTCGCCCACGTCCTGGCCGCCCAGGGGTTGGAGACGTCTCGCGAATTCGACGTGGATACCCGCGCCGGTGTCAAGCGCGTTATCATCCGCGACCTCGCCGGTGAGGGCCCCCACGGCCCCTCACACGCGGAGGTCGAGGTCGGCATGGGCCCGGTGGAGGTCACCGGAGTGTCCACTGCTCGCATGGGCGAGGTCGACTTCGCCGGGCTCGGTGTGGATGTGGGCAACCCGCACCTCGCCGCGGTCATTCCCGGAATGACACCGGAACAACTCGCCGCGATGCACTTCACCCAGCCTGCCTTCGACCACGAATTCTTCCCGCACGGGGTCAACGTCGAAATCCTCACCGAAATGGCCGGCGTGCAGGAGGGCACCGCCAGCGGTTCCGTGCACATGCGCGTGTGGGAGCGTGGCGTGGGGGAGACCCGCTCATGCGGCACCGGCACCGTTGCCGCGGCGTGTGCCGCGCTTGCCGATGCCGGCATCGAGAACGGCTCCGTCACCGTCCACGTCCCGGGCGGTGCCTTGACCATCACCATCGACGACGGGCAAGCGACCATGACGGGGCCGTCCGTGATCGTGGCGAGGGGAGAGGTGGAGCTGGGGGCGCTGCGTCGATAA
- the hflX gene encoding GTPase HflX gives MTKTFSHSPAAPDGQPTHDELLAEAFGEPTTGSLDLAERNAFRRVIRDTDIRSEEQEDGYEVEYRKLRLEQVVLIGVWTEGTTAEVEANMNELAALAETAGADVVEMLYQKRDKPDPGTYIGSGKVSELKDIVAATGADTVVCDGELSPGQMVALEEALKIKVIDRTMLILDIFAQHAKSKEGKAQVSLAQMEYLYTRTRGWGGNLSRQAGGRAGSNGGVGLRGPGETRIEADRRRLRSEMAKLRRELAGMKTARDVKRAQRQRSTIPKIAIAGYTNAGKSSLINAMTDAGVLVEDALFATLDPSTRKAELADGRTVVLTDTVGFVRHLPTQLVEAFKSTLEEVAGADLMLHVVDGSDPFPLKQIKAVNDVLAEITRDTGDEIPPEIVVVNKIDCADPVVLAELRHAFDDSRRDVVFVSARTGEGIPELEGRIEMFLNTLDAHVTMLVPYTRGDIISRLHEEGTVRSEDYKEEGTLIDVRLPRVLAHQFAEFVVD, from the coding sequence ATGACGAAAACGTTTTCCCACTCTCCCGCCGCACCAGACGGGCAGCCGACCCACGACGAGCTTCTCGCGGAAGCCTTCGGCGAACCGACAACCGGTTCGCTGGACCTCGCCGAGCGCAACGCTTTCCGACGCGTCATCCGCGACACCGACATCCGCTCCGAAGAGCAGGAGGACGGCTACGAGGTCGAGTACCGCAAACTGCGCCTCGAACAGGTCGTCCTCATCGGTGTGTGGACCGAAGGCACCACCGCCGAAGTGGAAGCCAACATGAACGAGCTCGCGGCACTGGCGGAGACAGCCGGCGCGGATGTCGTCGAAATGCTGTACCAGAAGCGCGACAAGCCGGACCCGGGCACCTATATCGGCTCCGGAAAAGTCAGCGAGCTCAAAGACATCGTGGCGGCCACCGGAGCCGACACAGTCGTGTGCGACGGCGAGCTCTCCCCGGGCCAGATGGTGGCGCTCGAGGAGGCGCTGAAAATCAAGGTCATCGACCGCACCATGCTCATCCTTGACATCTTCGCCCAGCATGCGAAGTCGAAGGAGGGCAAGGCGCAGGTCAGCCTCGCGCAGATGGAATACCTGTACACCCGCACCCGCGGCTGGGGCGGCAACTTGTCGCGCCAGGCGGGCGGCCGCGCCGGCTCCAACGGCGGTGTGGGCCTGCGCGGTCCCGGTGAGACGCGCATCGAGGCAGACCGCCGCCGCCTGCGCTCCGAGATGGCGAAGTTGCGCCGCGAACTGGCGGGCATGAAGACAGCCCGCGACGTCAAGCGCGCCCAGCGGCAGCGCTCCACGATTCCGAAGATCGCGATTGCGGGCTACACCAACGCCGGCAAATCGTCGCTGATTAACGCCATGACGGATGCGGGCGTTTTGGTGGAGGACGCGTTGTTCGCGACACTGGATCCGTCGACACGCAAAGCCGAGCTCGCCGACGGCCGCACTGTCGTCCTCACCGACACCGTCGGCTTCGTGCGCCACCTTCCGACGCAGCTCGTCGAAGCGTTCAAGTCCACCCTTGAGGAGGTCGCCGGCGCCGACCTGATGCTGCACGTCGTCGACGGGTCCGATCCGTTCCCGCTGAAGCAGATCAAGGCGGTCAACGACGTCCTCGCCGAGATCACGCGCGATACCGGTGATGAGATCCCGCCCGAGATCGTCGTGGTGAACAAAATCGACTGCGCCGACCCCGTCGTGCTGGCGGAGCTGCGCCACGCGTTCGACGACTCCCGGCGCGACGTCGTCTTCGTCTCCGCCCGCACCGGTGAGGGCATTCCGGAGCTCGAGGGCCGCATCGAGATGTTCCTCAACACTCTCGATGCGCACGTGACCATGCTGGTGCCGTACACCCGCGGCGACATCATCTCCCGCCTCCACGAGGAGGGCACCGTGCGCAGCGAGGACTACAAGGAGGAGGGCACGCTTATCGACGTCCGCCTGCCCCGCGTCCTCGCCCACCAATTCGCCGAGTTCGTTGTGGACTAG
- a CDS encoding uracil-xanthine permease family protein, translated as MSFIPSWTVHGDGKTIRPGSVVAPEERLSWSRTISIGMQHVIAMFGATLLVPTLTGFPVNTTLLFSGLGTIIFLLFTRNRLPSYLGSSFAFIAPLTASQQHGIGAQLGGILITGLALIGVGLLVTWAGKRVIDAVMPPVVTGAIVALIGLNLAPTAVVNTQTQPAVGLVTLAAILIATACLRGMASRLSILIGVVTGWVFAALTGNLSEDAGATIAAAPWIGVPTFHAPEFHLSAILVTLPVLVVLIAENVGHVKAVAEMTRRDLDDLAGPALIGDGVATSLAGAFGGSGTTTYAENIGVMAATRVYSTAAYWVAAVFAIMLAFVPKFGALIFTIPAGVLGGACLVLYGLIGMLGVRIWQDNKVDFNNPVNLTMAAVALIVGIGNLTFEIGNVTLEGIALGSIGIIVLYPLMRWAYTHLGEGRLLPKTD; from the coding sequence GTGAGCTTCATTCCTTCCTGGACCGTCCACGGCGACGGCAAGACCATCCGTCCCGGTTCCGTCGTCGCCCCTGAAGAGCGTCTGAGCTGGTCGCGCACGATCAGCATCGGCATGCAGCACGTTATCGCAATGTTCGGTGCGACTTTGCTCGTGCCCACCTTGACCGGCTTCCCGGTGAACACCACGCTGCTGTTCTCCGGGCTGGGAACCATCATCTTCCTGCTCTTCACCCGCAACAGGTTGCCGAGTTACCTGGGATCGTCGTTCGCCTTCATCGCTCCGCTGACGGCGTCGCAGCAGCATGGCATCGGCGCGCAGCTCGGCGGCATCCTGATCACGGGTCTGGCGCTCATCGGTGTGGGACTGCTGGTCACGTGGGCGGGCAAGCGCGTCATCGACGCCGTCATGCCGCCTGTGGTCACCGGCGCGATTGTTGCGTTGATCGGCCTGAACCTCGCGCCCACCGCTGTCGTCAACACGCAGACCCAGCCCGCCGTCGGTCTGGTCACCCTCGCCGCCATCCTCATCGCCACCGCTTGCCTGCGCGGAATGGCCTCGCGCCTGTCCATCCTGATCGGTGTGGTCACCGGCTGGGTATTCGCCGCACTGACCGGCAACCTCTCCGAAGACGCCGGCGCCACTATCGCCGCCGCTCCCTGGATCGGCGTGCCGACCTTCCACGCCCCCGAATTCCACCTCTCCGCCATCCTGGTCACGCTGCCGGTGCTCGTTGTGCTCATCGCCGAGAACGTCGGACACGTCAAGGCTGTCGCCGAGATGACCCGCCGCGACCTCGATGACCTTGCCGGCCCCGCGCTGATCGGCGACGGAGTGGCCACCAGTCTTGCCGGCGCCTTCGGCGGCTCCGGCACCACCACCTACGCGGAGAATATCGGTGTCATGGCCGCCACCCGCGTCTATTCGACCGCCGCGTACTGGGTCGCCGCAGTCTTCGCCATTATGCTGGCCTTCGTGCCCAAATTCGGCGCCCTCATCTTCACGATTCCCGCTGGAGTCCTCGGAGGTGCGTGCCTGGTGCTCTACGGTTTGATCGGCATGCTGGGCGTGCGAATCTGGCAGGACAACAAGGTCGACTTCAACAACCCCGTCAACCTCACGATGGCGGCAGTCGCGCTCATCGTGGGCATCGGCAACCTCACCTTCGAGATCGGCAACGTCACCCTCGAAGGCATCGCGCTGGGCTCCATCGGCATCATCGTGCTGTACCCGCTCATGCGCTGGGCCTATACCCACCTCGGCGAGGGACGCCTCCTCCCCAAGACGGATTAA